From Riemerella anatipestifer ATCC 11845 = DSM 15868, a single genomic window includes:
- the mraY gene encoding phospho-N-acetylmuramoyl-pentapeptide-transferase gives MLYYLYEYLTANGIHIPGLNLLRYISFRAAMAVLLSLIIALVYGKKIINFLRRKQMGELVRDLGLDGQKQKEGTPTMGGLIIIIATLIPVLLFTKITNIYIILLIVSVLWMGAIGFIDDYLKKIKKNKDGLSGKFKVIGQVGLGLIVGVTMFFNSDVTVKRKYADAKEINRNNVEQNFMKEEKKVISTVPMIKNNEFDYSGILFWMDEQEAEEWAWVVFIPMAIFIVTAVSNGANITDGIDGLAAGTSAVILLTLAFFAYVSGNIIFADYLNIMFLPNMGETTIFAVAMVGAVIGFFWYNTYPAQVFMGDTGSLMLGGVIAVLSIILRKELLIPVLCGIFLIENLSVMLQVAVFKYRKKKYGLEYAQNNRLFKMSPLHHHYQKSGYHESKIVNRMIIIGVVLAIVCLITLKIR, from the coding sequence ATGTTATACTACTTATACGAATATCTTACGGCTAACGGCATACATATACCAGGTCTTAACCTATTGAGATACATTTCTTTTAGGGCTGCTATGGCGGTTCTGTTGTCGCTTATTATTGCATTGGTTTATGGTAAAAAAATCATCAATTTTCTTCGTAGAAAACAGATGGGAGAACTAGTGCGAGATTTAGGATTAGATGGGCAAAAACAAAAAGAAGGAACTCCTACTATGGGAGGACTTATCATCATTATAGCCACTTTGATACCTGTATTGCTTTTTACTAAGATTACGAATATCTATATTATTCTACTCATTGTATCCGTGCTTTGGATGGGAGCAATAGGTTTTATAGACGATTATCTTAAGAAAATAAAGAAGAATAAAGACGGTTTAAGTGGTAAATTTAAAGTCATAGGTCAAGTTGGTTTAGGGCTAATTGTTGGGGTCACAATGTTTTTTAATTCTGATGTTACCGTTAAAAGAAAATATGCAGATGCAAAAGAGATTAATCGTAACAATGTAGAACAGAACTTTATGAAGGAAGAAAAAAAAGTAATTTCTACCGTACCGATGATTAAAAATAACGAGTTTGATTACAGTGGTATTCTCTTTTGGATGGATGAGCAAGAAGCAGAAGAATGGGCTTGGGTGGTTTTCATTCCGATGGCGATATTTATTGTTACAGCTGTTTCTAATGGAGCTAATATTACCGATGGGATAGATGGTTTAGCTGCAGGTACGAGTGCGGTTATTTTACTCACATTAGCTTTCTTTGCGTATGTTTCGGGTAACATCATCTTTGCGGATTATCTCAATATTATGTTTCTGCCTAATATGGGAGAAACTACCATTTTTGCGGTGGCGATGGTAGGGGCGGTTATTGGTTTTTTTTGGTATAATACCTATCCTGCCCAAGTATTTATGGGTGATACAGGTAGTTTAATGCTAGGCGGAGTTATTGCGGTTTTGTCCATTATTCTAAGAAAAGAATTATTGATACCTGTGCTGTGTGGAATATTTTTAATTGAAAACTTATCGGTAATGCTTCAAGTAGCAGTGTTCAAATACAGAAAGAAAAAGTATGGATTAGAATATGCTCAAAATAACCGATTGTTTAAAATGTCTCCTCTTCATCATCATTATCAGAAGAGTGGCTACCACGAAAGTAAGATTGTTAATAGAATGATAATTATAGGGGTAGTTTTAGCGATTGTATGTTTAATTACACTTAAAATTAGATAA